One window from the genome of Strix aluco isolate bStrAlu1 chromosome 28, bStrAlu1.hap1, whole genome shotgun sequence encodes:
- the C28H8orf58 gene encoding uncharacterized protein C8orf58 homolog, giving the protein MWGGSRAGWKRRFSCYGPWEMAESCVVRTSASVYRPLQESPRQPPGGMSTWGPPPPSPLSPGSPPASGRLLKSESEDSGVEMASNEHSPSTPLGSESSFSLDGLPAEKSPPGEEPGTDPPRPPRKKLVQAAQRSRRQRLPTRCPRQLGRRNVPATADPAGDPRDMEEPGAEGPDEAAVPGQGLRYLEHVCQMLERLARLQQDNRLLRQEAADARHSRPDAMPTQDPAVWRFRPRSRSDSQAPAPDPEPCRRTWGYSASSPSLLDPSESAPTPDKDGRSHWGRVKVLLTRLTRRSLRGGRCR; this is encoded by the exons ATGTGGGGTGGCTCCCGCGCCGGCTGGAAGAGGAGGTTCAGCTGCT ATGGTCCCTGGGAGATGGCAGAGAGCTGCGTGGTGCGCACCTCCGCCAGCGTCTACCGCCCGCTGCAGGAGAGCCCgcggcagcccccgggggggATGAGCacctggggaccccccccaccgTCACCCCTctcccccggcagccccccagcAAGCGGGAGGCTCCTCAAATCAGAGTCGGAAGACTCCGGGGTGGAGATGGCCAGCAACGAGCACTCACCCTCCACCCCCCTGGGCTCCGAAAGCAGCTTCTCCCTCGACGGTCTCCCAGCGGAGAAGAGCCCCCCCGGAGAGGAACCGGGCACcgaccccccccggcccccccgcaaGAAGCTGGTGCAGGCAGCGCAGCGGAGCAGGAGGCAGCGGCTGCCCACACGCTGCCCGCGACAGCTCGGCCGCCGCAACGTCCCCGCCACGGCCGACCCCGCGGGGGACCCCCGGGACATGGAGGAGCCCGGCGCTGAGGGTCCCGACGAGGCG GCCGTGCCGGGACAGGGGCTGCGGTACCTGGAGCACGTTTGCCAGATGTTGGAGCGTTTGGCCCGGCTGCAGCAGGACAACAGGCTGCTGCGGCAAGAGGCGGCAGATGCCCGGCACAGCCGCCCTGACGCCATG CCCACCCAGGATCCGGCCGTGTGGAGGTTCCGGCCGCGCTCCCGCTCAGACAGCCAGGCCCCAG CGCCTGACCCCGAGCCCTGCCGGAGGACGTGGGGGTACTcagccagctcccccagcctGCTGGACCCCTCTGAGAGTGCCCCGACACCGGACAAG GACGGGCGCTCGCACTGGGGGCGGGTGAAGGTGCTGCTGACCCGCCTGACCCGCCGCTCACTGCGGGGGGGCCGCTGCAGGTAG